In a single window of the Paenibacillus sp. MMS20-IR301 genome:
- a CDS encoding MFS transporter, with product MELSTKQGNSLLHNKTYMRVYSAFATASFGDWFDALAIQVLVGYRWQAGPLMLALIPVALALPSILLGSVAGVAADRLNKLKLMRICDLLTAILTVLVLFAPGMVWLLPLLALRSALSTLNMPAQQSLTRSLVREDQLLQASSLNGLVNQGSKIAGPLLGGLALAFLTPQWCILLNALLRGCSYLLLLSVRNIPADKGDSLQPEGTEGAAASSAPEEKVPLHKMWREGWSFMLRSRMLLSTMMFGLAGSLVIQVIDYQFTSLFRVFAPSRESLLGWMVAASGVGAVLIILVLNKLNPETGYSWRLGSGYVLIGGSVAALGLLQPGASVIWVLLIGFVLGIGNGAFIVTFNYCLQKETPPHMTGRIFGIQNTVLSTVLIVAPLLGGILVQYAGPARIFVNFGIMQLVLGLAGLLFGRLLWPVPKLERAQAVAEQH from the coding sequence ATGGAGCTTTCAACGAAGCAGGGAAACAGCCTGCTGCACAACAAAACCTACATGCGCGTGTACAGCGCCTTCGCTACAGCGAGCTTCGGCGACTGGTTCGATGCGCTTGCCATTCAGGTGCTGGTCGGCTACCGCTGGCAGGCCGGGCCGCTGATGCTGGCGCTTATCCCGGTAGCCCTGGCGCTGCCGAGCATTCTGCTCGGCTCGGTTGCCGGCGTAGCTGCCGACCGGCTGAACAAGCTGAAGCTGATGCGCATCTGCGATCTGCTCACGGCAATTCTGACCGTGCTGGTGCTGTTCGCACCAGGCATGGTCTGGCTGCTGCCGCTCCTGGCGCTGCGTTCCGCACTATCTACGCTGAACATGCCTGCCCAGCAGTCGTTAACCCGCAGTCTGGTCAGGGAGGACCAGCTGCTGCAAGCCTCCTCACTGAACGGTCTGGTTAACCAGGGCTCCAAAATCGCCGGGCCGCTGCTCGGAGGCCTGGCCCTCGCCTTCCTTACACCGCAGTGGTGTATTCTGCTGAATGCGCTGCTGCGGGGCTGCTCCTATCTGCTGCTGTTGTCCGTAAGGAATATCCCCGCTGATAAGGGGGATAGCCTGCAGCCGGAGGGTACAGAAGGCGCTGCTGCTTCAAGTGCCCCGGAGGAGAAGGTTCCGCTGCATAAGATGTGGCGTGAAGGCTGGAGCTTCATGCTCCGCAGCCGGATGCTGCTGAGTACGATGATGTTCGGCCTGGCCGGATCACTGGTGATCCAGGTGATTGATTATCAGTTCACCAGCCTGTTCCGCGTATTTGCCCCGTCGCGGGAATCACTGCTTGGCTGGATGGTAGCGGCATCGGGAGTAGGTGCTGTCCTGATCATACTTGTCCTGAATAAGCTGAATCCGGAGACAGGCTACAGCTGGCGGCTCGGGTCAGGCTATGTGCTGATTGGCGGCTCGGTTGCAGCGCTTGGGCTGCTGCAGCCCGGGGCATCTGTAATCTGGGTTCTTCTGATTGGATTTGTGCTGGGGATCGGCAACGGGGCATTCATTGTTACATTCAACTATTGCCTGCAAAAGGAGACACCGCCGCATATGACCGGCCGGATCTTCGGCATCCAGAACACGGTGCTCAGCACGGTGCTGATCGTTGCCCCTCTGCTGGGCGGGATACTTGTTCAATACGCGGGCCCGGCCCGGATCTTCGTCAATTTCGGCATTATGCAGCTCGTTCTGGGCCTGGCGGGCCTGCTCTTCGGCAGACTGCTCTGGCCTGTACCCAAGCTGGAGCGTGCTCAGGCTGTAGCGGAGCAGCATTAA
- a CDS encoding winged helix-turn-helix domain-containing protein, translating into MLELNESEYRVSAGGISITLLPKEFALLQFLYRNRGRTFSREQLLDKVWPLEYPVERTVDDHIYRLRKKLHKLGTVDIKTVRGFGYSLTVPDMPAGVAPNPTIQDPDLHEAMRGVFGKYHVYGQGKSMLTLARQQDLLGYELDPLYSVVVHYMQGDLDWLLYTEEVPLKDRLFYLILFYMFSGDPREKLGFCGRIIDNCQLPDPEQTEMEILIMLDLFTTAGETGRALERLNRSYQVIAGPGYENFVPVTMITEMYVHLTAGTGEEELIRMDEAIGRMLQEKPFLREIGSYKVVKGLWHFRRGQWLEGDRLLEEGMSVQEMSGFAPLRLYALYRIYHFCRVYPPAPPVHRKYIEKFTAELEQMGLNRLDQPLAAVLRQFAQPL; encoded by the coding sequence ATGCTGGAGTTGAACGAAAGTGAATATAGAGTATCGGCAGGCGGGATAAGCATCACGCTGCTGCCGAAGGAATTTGCGCTCCTGCAGTTTCTGTACCGTAACCGGGGGAGGACGTTCAGCCGGGAGCAGCTGCTCGATAAGGTCTGGCCGCTGGAGTATCCGGTGGAGCGGACGGTTGATGATCATATCTACCGGCTGCGCAAAAAGCTGCACAAGCTGGGCACCGTTGATATCAAGACGGTGCGCGGATTCGGCTATAGTCTGACTGTACCGGATATGCCCGCAGGCGTAGCTCCGAATCCAACCATTCAGGATCCTGACCTGCATGAGGCCATGCGCGGGGTATTCGGCAAATATCATGTGTACGGCCAAGGCAAGTCGATGCTGACCCTTGCCCGCCAGCAGGATCTGCTGGGATATGAGCTGGACCCGCTATACTCCGTTGTAGTGCATTACATGCAAGGTGATTTGGATTGGCTGTTATATACGGAAGAGGTCCCGCTGAAGGACAGGCTGTTCTATTTAATTCTCTTCTATATGTTCTCAGGCGACCCGCGGGAGAAGCTGGGATTTTGCGGACGGATCATTGATAACTGCCAGCTGCCTGATCCTGAGCAGACAGAGATGGAAATTCTGATTATGCTCGATTTGTTCACTACAGCGGGTGAAACCGGGCGGGCCCTGGAGCGGCTGAACAGGAGTTATCAGGTGATTGCCGGACCCGGCTATGAGAATTTCGTGCCGGTAACGATGATTACCGAGATGTATGTGCACCTGACCGCCGGGACCGGGGAAGAGGAACTGATCCGGATGGATGAAGCAATTGGCAGAATGCTGCAGGAGAAGCCGTTTTTGCGGGAGATTGGCAGTTATAAGGTAGTCAAGGGCTTATGGCATTTCCGGCGCGGACAGTGGCTGGAGGGCGATAGGCTGCTGGAAGAGGGAATGTCTGTGCAGGAGATGTCCGGATTCGCTCCGCTGCGGTTGTACGCGCTGTACCGGATTTATCACTTTTGCCGTGTATACCCGCCTGCTCCGCCGGTCCACCGCAAATACATAGAGAAATTCACGGCCGAGCTTGAGCAGATGGGGCTTAACCGGTTAGATCAGCCGCTCGCAGCAGTGCTCCGGCAATTCGCGCAGCCCCTCTGA
- a CDS encoding YjgB family protein — translation MNISFQKLAGIIMLGGLLSLTGCSSGQQDAAPPAGQAAVQTPAAAEAPQPEASPPAETGSGEAAAPASGGEAAPADPAASGAGGAAATAEPGAAGGTAAAGAAAQDPGKQLKELLELAKQGKVPGVEYAAHSGLIDDVEAAWGEPDTKEAAGKGIYSTYAAKAVVFGFNKGSRVFDVRSSAAGLHKLTLKQIEAALGEPDHTAVNGKDEIYIYQAGEQYQLKFVIPDATGTVDHISVFSEQDSINNMAG, via the coding sequence ATGAATATATCATTCCAAAAGCTGGCCGGTATCATCATGCTTGGCGGATTGCTCAGCCTGACGGGCTGCAGCTCCGGCCAGCAGGATGCCGCGCCGCCTGCGGGGCAGGCCGCGGTGCAGACACCGGCTGCAGCGGAAGCGCCGCAGCCGGAGGCCAGCCCGCCCGCGGAGACGGGCAGCGGTGAGGCCGCCGCACCAGCAAGCGGCGGGGAAGCTGCACCGGCTGACCCGGCTGCTTCAGGGGCCGGCGGCGCAGCTGCTACGGCAGAGCCGGGAGCCGCGGGCGGCACGGCTGCGGCTGGAGCGGCGGCGCAGGATCCGGGCAAGCAGCTGAAGGAGCTGCTTGAGCTGGCCAAGCAGGGCAAGGTGCCCGGCGTGGAATATGCTGCGCACAGCGGACTCATCGACGATGTGGAAGCTGCATGGGGCGAGCCGGACACCAAGGAAGCGGCCGGCAAAGGCATCTATTCCACCTATGCGGCCAAAGCAGTGGTGTTCGGCTTCAACAAGGGCAGCCGGGTCTTCGATGTACGCTCAAGCGCCGCCGGCCTGCACAAGCTGACCCTGAAGCAGATTGAAGCTGCGCTCGGCGAGCCGGACCATACGGCAGTGAACGGCAAGGATGAAATATATATTTATCAGGCGGGGGAGCAGTACCAGCTAAAGTTCGTTATCCCGGATGCTACCGGCACAGTAGATCATATCTCCGTATTCTCTGAACAGGATTCCATCAACAATATGGCGGGCTAG
- a CDS encoding nucleotidyltransferase domain-containing protein, translating into MTHLQMNAAERQRLLDRNELLIQMVIERAKRDFAEDIAIIGLTGSFSTGDYHAASDLDLIIINNTDRGWGISSCFILGEIGYDIYCTPWETRIESQAKLDSPMISHLVDMQILYCAKPEYMDKFTSYKQRALDMLAKPVGPECIRRAGKWMDQAKQEYTNTLLSDEIGAVRYAAGETVYNLLYALTHLNNTYFKRGIKRYLEEIGTFRYVPEDFAVRYMAVIEAGTQEEIRSSALALLTSVNGLYRKLTLEFVERPVPDYSSLGGTYEELWCNCRNKVLAGVEQADAAYLYHAALSAQNFLNEMSEHKGTPALDVMQYFDSGKLDVFRDQFLLVMDQYLNEYIRVGRQVERYASFQELYEQFMKG; encoded by the coding sequence ATGACTCATTTACAGATGAATGCTGCGGAGAGGCAGAGGCTTCTGGACAGGAATGAGCTGCTGATTCAGATGGTTATTGAACGTGCGAAGAGGGATTTTGCCGAGGATATCGCCATTATCGGGCTTACCGGCTCGTTCAGCACAGGAGATTATCATGCTGCAAGCGATCTTGATCTCATTATTATCAACAATACGGACCGGGGCTGGGGAATCTCCTCCTGCTTCATTCTGGGGGAGATCGGCTACGATATTTATTGCACGCCCTGGGAGACGAGGATCGAGAGCCAGGCGAAGCTGGACAGTCCGATGATCTCACATCTGGTGGATATGCAGATTCTGTATTGTGCCAAGCCGGAGTACATGGACAAGTTCACTTCATATAAACAGCGCGCACTGGATATGCTGGCGAAGCCTGTCGGACCAGAATGCATCCGCCGGGCGGGTAAATGGATGGACCAGGCGAAGCAGGAGTATACGAATACGCTTTTATCTGACGAGATCGGGGCTGTAAGATATGCTGCGGGCGAGACCGTCTACAATCTGCTCTATGCGTTGACGCATCTGAACAATACCTATTTCAAGCGGGGGATAAAAAGATATCTGGAGGAGATCGGTACATTCCGCTATGTTCCGGAGGATTTCGCAGTCAGGTATATGGCTGTCATTGAAGCCGGCACGCAGGAGGAGATTAGAAGCTCGGCACTCGCGCTGCTGACAAGCGTAAACGGGCTGTACCGTAAGCTGACTCTGGAATTCGTAGAGCGTCCTGTCCCGGATTACAGCAGTCTTGGGGGGACGTACGAAGAACTGTGGTGCAACTGCCGCAATAAAGTATTGGCGGGCGTGGAACAGGCGGATGCAGCTTACCTCTATCACGCAGCCTTGAGCGCACAGAATTTCTTGAATGAAATGAGCGAGCACAAGGGGACTCCGGCGCTCGATGTAATGCAGTATTTCGATTCCGGGAAGCTGGATGTCTTCCGGGATCAATTCCTGCTGGTGATGGACCAATATCTGAACGAATACATCAGGGTAGGGCGGCAGGTTGAGCGCTACGCTTCGTTCCAGGAGCTGTATGAGCAATTTATGAAGGGATAG
- a CDS encoding L,D-transpeptidase family protein — translation MNLPEQTIRSKAYHPSRLILVFVMLFTACFAGSAAASSSSAPSASSELIIVNKKTNTLAYFSGGKLEKEFPVATGKTKSLTPEGSFKIVVKIKNRPYYKEKIPGGDPANPLGDRWLGLEVNNTYGTTYAIHGNNNEASIGKYVSAGCIRMHNDDIHWLYPRIAKNTTVIITSSNQTMASLASASGYRLGQKQFAGTFMIDGAAVKLNEPLIMENGRVYLPLRESVALLGGTLQQEAGSGALIITIGSYTAIHKPLADLAVVNGKNVKMIASLKQDGRLYLPLGSLPALFGLQLKWEPQEQTVFFQN, via the coding sequence ATGAATCTGCCCGAGCAGACCATCCGGAGTAAAGCGTATCATCCAAGCAGGCTGATCCTTGTATTCGTAATGCTGTTCACAGCATGCTTCGCCGGATCAGCAGCAGCATCGTCATCCTCTGCACCCTCTGCATCATCGGAATTAATTATTGTGAACAAAAAGACCAACACCCTGGCGTATTTCAGCGGCGGTAAGCTGGAAAAGGAATTCCCGGTTGCAACCGGAAAAACCAAAAGCCTGACTCCGGAAGGCAGCTTCAAAATTGTCGTCAAAATCAAAAACCGGCCTTATTACAAAGAAAAAATTCCCGGCGGTGACCCGGCCAATCCGCTTGGCGACCGCTGGCTGGGCCTTGAAGTAAACAATACCTATGGTACGACCTATGCCATTCACGGCAACAATAATGAAGCTTCAATCGGCAAATATGTCAGTGCCGGCTGTATCCGGATGCATAATGATGATATTCACTGGCTGTATCCGCGGATCGCCAAGAATACGACCGTTATTATTACCTCCTCCAACCAAACGATGGCAAGTCTCGCCTCCGCCAGCGGCTACCGTCTGGGCCAGAAGCAATTTGCCGGTACCTTCATGATTGACGGTGCAGCAGTTAAGCTGAATGAGCCTTTAATCATGGAGAACGGGCGGGTCTACCTTCCGCTCCGTGAATCTGTCGCCCTGCTTGGCGGAACCTTGCAGCAGGAGGCGGGCAGCGGAGCACTGATCATTACTATAGGCAGCTATACAGCGATTCATAAGCCGCTGGCCGATCTGGCTGTGGTTAACGGCAAGAACGTGAAGATGATAGCTTCCCTGAAGCAGGACGGACGGCTGTATCTGCCGCTGGGCAGCCTGCCGGCACTGTTCGGCCTGCAGCTTAAGTGGGAGCCGCAGGAGCAGACGGTTTTTTTCCAGAATTGA
- a CDS encoding sugar kinase: MSGGAQGGGGGSRLSENKIILIKRNTRLEELVVRYNTIQQAQFYIERLGADFSDYLSEDFHYRKALETAVTELSAIGRLQLLDRQHVPNYIFGAQDTVVVLGQDGLVANTLKYLREQPLIGVNPDPQRWDGVLLPYTVKELRQLVPEVLHGRREVREVTLAKAELNDGQSLYGVNDLFIGRRTHVSARYQLEVNGLLEQQSSSGIIVSTGMGSTGWLRSVLAGAAGIISSASRLQQNGSPLSAAALADSAALSGGKGLAWDHPELYFTVREPFPSRTTSADLVFGRVCSGMPLRITSQMPEDGVIFSDGVESDYLEFNSGVEATIGLAEKRGRLVV, from the coding sequence ATGAGCGGGGGGGCCCAAGGCGGCGGTGGCGGCAGCCGGCTGTCCGAGAACAAAATTATTCTGATTAAGCGCAATACAAGGCTGGAAGAGCTGGTGGTCCGCTATAATACGATTCAGCAGGCCCAGTTCTACATTGAACGGCTGGGTGCCGACTTCAGCGATTATCTGAGCGAGGATTTCCATTACCGCAAGGCGCTTGAGACGGCAGTGACGGAGCTGAGTGCGATCGGCCGGCTGCAGCTGCTCGACCGGCAGCATGTGCCGAATTATATATTCGGCGCTCAGGATACGGTAGTTGTGCTGGGACAGGACGGCCTGGTAGCCAATACGCTGAAGTATCTACGCGAGCAGCCGCTGATTGGGGTTAATCCTGATCCGCAGCGCTGGGATGGCGTACTGCTCCCGTACACCGTCAAGGAGCTGCGGCAACTGGTGCCGGAGGTGCTGCATGGACGGCGTGAGGTACGGGAGGTCACGCTGGCCAAGGCCGAGCTGAATGACGGCCAGAGCCTTTACGGGGTCAACGATCTGTTCATCGGCCGCCGGACCCATGTCTCAGCCCGTTATCAGCTTGAGGTGAACGGACTGCTGGAGCAGCAGTCGTCCAGCGGAATCATTGTCTCGACCGGCATGGGCTCGACCGGGTGGCTGAGGAGTGTCCTTGCCGGAGCAGCGGGCATCATCAGCAGCGCCTCCCGGCTGCAGCAGAACGGTTCCCCGCTGAGTGCAGCGGCGCTGGCAGACTCCGCAGCGCTCAGCGGGGGCAAAGGGCTGGCCTGGGATCATCCGGAGCTGTATTTCACAGTCCGGGAGCCTTTTCCCAGCCGGACGACTTCAGCTGATCTGGTCTTCGGGAGAGTGTGCAGCGGCATGCCGCTGCGGATAACCTCGCAGATGCCGGAGGACGGGGTAATCTTCAGCGACGGAGTCGAAAGCGATTATCTGGAGTTTAATTCCGGCGTAGAAGCAACGATCGGCCTGGCGGAGAAGCGGGGGCGGCTGGTGGTATAG
- a CDS encoding SPFH domain-containing protein — translation MFGFRFVKFQPSDYVLKVKNGKVVREGVGLAFHYYAPTTSVVVVPVSSIDVPFIFEEITADYQTVSVQGQLTYRITDYRKTTQILNYTYNLRKNTYLSDDPHKLAQRVINIAKVLTKKQIGQLPLKEAIQSSERLAKTITLEIGQSTEIEKLGIELMGLSILAVVPNKETLRALEAQAREEILRSADNALYERRNASIEQERRVKENELNTEIAVETKKRQIRETQLDAERSVKQKQNEMKEEQLSFDTALEEKKQELIGLTVANQREEADAKAYELSAVMNSLQGVPQGVLQALTNVGMKPDKLIAIAFQELAENAEKIGQLNITPDLLQGLMSGQTGAGGGGGR, via the coding sequence ATGTTCGGATTCCGGTTTGTAAAGTTTCAGCCCAGTGATTATGTGCTTAAGGTGAAGAACGGTAAGGTGGTGCGCGAGGGAGTCGGGCTTGCCTTTCATTATTATGCCCCTACAACTTCAGTGGTGGTGGTGCCGGTCTCGTCGATCGATGTTCCGTTCATATTTGAAGAGATTACCGCTGACTATCAGACGGTGTCCGTACAGGGGCAGCTGACCTACCGGATTACCGATTACCGCAAGACGACGCAGATCCTCAATTACACCTATAATTTACGGAAGAATACGTATCTCTCCGATGATCCGCATAAGCTGGCCCAGCGGGTGATTAATATTGCCAAAGTACTGACCAAGAAGCAGATTGGACAATTGCCGCTGAAGGAAGCGATCCAATCCAGTGAACGCCTGGCCAAGACAATTACGCTTGAAATCGGGCAGAGTACGGAGATTGAGAAGCTGGGTATTGAGCTGATGGGCTTATCCATTCTCGCAGTGGTGCCGAATAAGGAGACGCTGCGCGCACTGGAGGCGCAGGCCCGGGAGGAGATTCTCCGCAGCGCGGACAACGCGCTCTATGAACGGCGTAATGCCTCCATTGAGCAGGAACGGCGGGTAAAGGAGAATGAGCTGAATACGGAGATTGCCGTAGAGACGAAGAAACGGCAGATCCGTGAGACCCAGCTCGATGCCGAACGCTCGGTGAAGCAGAAGCAGAACGAAATGAAGGAAGAGCAGCTCAGCTTCGATACCGCCCTTGAGGAGAAGAAGCAGGAGCTGATCGGGCTGACGGTAGCGAATCAGCGGGAAGAGGCGGATGCCAAGGCTTATGAGCTGTCGGCAGTCATGAATTCGCTGCAGGGGGTACCGCAGGGTGTGCTGCAGGCCCTGACTAATGTCGGTATGAAGCCGGATAAGCTGATCGCCATCGCGTTCCAGGAGCTGGCCGAGAATGCAGAGAAGATCGGGCAGCTGAACATTACGCCGGATCTGCTGCAGGGCCTGATGTCCGGCCAGACAGGTGCCGGGGGAGGCGGCGGACGATGA
- a CDS encoding Ig-like domain-containing protein — protein sequence MRKHRYFRFVLLALSLVLVLANGGLALAATAVTVSKIVLNVSELTLAIEDTSALTATAVYSDSTSGDVTVNSDWSSDKPAVATVYNGMVTAKGEGTATIVAVFTYSDGTKFSQAATVTVTKKVKALTQNIQNLDLRKAESGSIILTATYSDNTTDATVASKAVWSTSDAAVATVVNGVVKGISSGTATITGVYGKKTITVTASVEVAKRIEADQPELALLLKDSAAVKLTATFQDGTQENVTALAAWSSSDESVADVLKGVITGYKQGTAVVTAKYGTKTTAIQVSVDQTSKLAVDDQNVFLKTEEDQQLKLTAVYPDGTVKDVTSTAVWSSSDSGIAYVYKGRIYGNAAGTATITGTYGDKSVEVAVDVAVARYLDLSEEQLSLKTSSSHALTLTATYADGTTEDVTAKAVWSSSNELVAFVKKGAVTTYKSAGTATISAAYGTLETSLEVEVGTVSKLTASSDSVFLQSGGTKQLTLTAVAGDGSSSDVTASAAWASSDKSIALASKGLITGYTIGTATITATYNGASAAITVDVGTARHLALSETKLNLAVDADKALTLSATFADGTVTDVTSKAAWTSSDEAVAFADKGKITTYSEGNVTITAEYGGKKVTAAAAVGKSNKLSADSESINLRLNATRQLVLTALDANGTPSTVTDSAVWTAADENIATVTKGLVTGYKSGATTITAVYGGKTITVAVSVETAARLNLTVSKLNLGKDQSKAVTVMASYADGTSQDVTGDAVWSTDNAAVADVSKGTITAYATGSAVITASYGGKTAAVKVTAGTPDKLTLSAKAVELKEDETYQAVATGSYSDGSDLTVTDEAEWSSSDEKVAEVKDGLITGTGTGTAVITAKLGSVKATITVECGLVDELAADVSLVVLSAGDKGQITLTATDSAGEESDVTADADWSSAKTTVATVKKGLVTGVLKGKTTVTASYGGQKVSISIEVDQIAEITASVTNLAMKSGDSGKVTVSIAFSDGSTRDVTDKAEWKSGSYKIATVTGGTVKAVAYGKSYVTAKYGGKTVKIPVTVDVLKYLEVSQMNLTLSVGQSVQLAATATFEDGSESDVSRAATWTSSKELVATGKNGLIKASSKGSASISVKYGGKTVKIKVTVK from the coding sequence TTGAGAAAACACAGGTATTTCAGGTTCGTATTGCTGGCATTATCGCTGGTCCTGGTCTTGGCTAACGGGGGGCTCGCGCTTGCAGCGACAGCCGTCACTGTCTCCAAAATTGTGCTGAATGTTAGTGAGCTGACGCTTGCGATCGAGGATACTTCGGCTTTGACGGCTACGGCGGTCTATTCCGACAGCACCTCGGGCGATGTGACCGTCAATAGTGACTGGTCCAGTGACAAACCGGCTGTAGCTACAGTGTACAACGGGATGGTTACCGCAAAGGGAGAAGGGACAGCTACAATCGTTGCGGTATTCACCTACAGTGACGGAACGAAGTTCTCCCAGGCGGCGACCGTTACCGTGACTAAGAAGGTTAAGGCGCTGACGCAGAATATCCAGAATCTGGACCTGCGCAAGGCGGAGAGTGGCAGTATCATTTTGACAGCTACATATTCTGATAATACAACCGATGCTACTGTGGCGAGCAAAGCGGTCTGGAGCACAAGCGATGCTGCGGTAGCAACCGTGGTGAACGGCGTAGTGAAGGGGATTTCCTCCGGTACTGCGACTATCACAGGCGTATATGGCAAAAAAACGATTACCGTCACTGCCAGTGTAGAGGTAGCCAAGCGGATCGAAGCGGATCAGCCGGAGCTTGCGCTTTTGCTGAAAGACAGTGCGGCGGTAAAGCTTACGGCTACTTTTCAGGACGGCACCCAGGAGAATGTAACTGCGCTTGCAGCCTGGTCCTCCAGTGATGAGTCTGTCGCCGATGTGCTGAAGGGAGTCATTACCGGCTACAAGCAAGGAACGGCAGTGGTTACGGCAAAGTACGGCACCAAAACCACCGCCATTCAGGTATCGGTTGACCAGACCAGCAAACTGGCGGTGGATGATCAGAATGTTTTTTTGAAGACGGAGGAAGACCAGCAGCTTAAGCTTACAGCGGTGTATCCGGACGGGACGGTCAAGGATGTGACCAGCACAGCGGTCTGGAGCTCGAGCGATTCCGGCATTGCTTATGTCTATAAAGGCCGGATATACGGCAATGCCGCCGGAACGGCAACGATTACGGGAACCTATGGTGATAAATCGGTGGAGGTAGCTGTAGATGTTGCGGTTGCCCGTTATCTCGACTTGAGTGAAGAGCAGCTCAGCCTGAAGACAAGCTCCTCCCATGCGCTTACCCTGACAGCGACCTACGCTGACGGAACGACTGAAGATGTCACAGCCAAGGCGGTGTGGAGCTCGAGCAATGAGCTTGTGGCTTTTGTCAAAAAAGGCGCGGTTACCACTTACAAATCAGCGGGAACCGCGACAATCTCTGCCGCCTACGGCACACTTGAAACCTCACTTGAGGTCGAAGTCGGAACGGTCAGCAAGCTGACCGCCAGCAGTGACAGTGTATTCCTGCAGTCCGGCGGGACGAAGCAGCTGACCCTGACTGCCGTTGCCGGAGACGGCTCCTCTTCGGATGTGACAGCCAGCGCAGCCTGGGCCTCCAGCGACAAAAGCATCGCACTGGCCAGTAAAGGCCTGATTACCGGCTATACCATAGGAACAGCTACTATTACAGCAACCTATAACGGAGCCTCCGCAGCCATTACGGTGGATGTAGGAACAGCGAGGCACTTAGCCCTGAGTGAAACCAAGCTGAACCTGGCGGTAGATGCTGATAAGGCGCTTACGCTGAGTGCGACCTTTGCTGACGGCACGGTAACGGATGTAACCAGCAAGGCAGCCTGGACCTCCAGCGATGAGGCCGTGGCTTTTGCAGATAAGGGGAAGATCACCACCTACTCGGAAGGCAACGTGACTATCACGGCGGAATATGGCGGGAAGAAGGTTACGGCAGCTGCTGCTGTAGGCAAAAGCAATAAGCTGAGTGCTGACAGTGAGAGCATTAACCTGCGTCTGAACGCTACCCGCCAGCTGGTGCTGACCGCCCTGGACGCAAACGGCACACCGAGCACTGTGACAGACAGCGCCGTCTGGACGGCGGCTGACGAGAATATTGCAACAGTAACCAAAGGTCTGGTGACAGGCTACAAGTCCGGTGCAACCACAATTACTGCAGTATACGGCGGTAAAACAATTACAGTTGCCGTGAGCGTCGAAACAGCCGCGCGCCTCAATCTGACGGTCAGCAAGCTGAATCTCGGCAAGGACCAGAGCAAAGCGGTAACAGTAATGGCCAGTTATGCGGACGGCACCTCACAGGATGTAACCGGGGATGCGGTATGGAGTACGGATAATGCGGCTGTGGCCGATGTAAGTAAAGGCACCATTACGGCCTATGCTACAGGCAGTGCAGTCATCACGGCTTCGTATGGCGGCAAGACGGCTGCGGTTAAGGTTACGGCAGGAACACCGGACAAGCTGACGCTGTCCGCCAAAGCGGTTGAACTGAAGGAAGATGAGACCTATCAGGCGGTAGCTACCGGCAGTTACAGCGATGGCAGTGATTTGACGGTGACGGATGAGGCGGAATGGAGCTCCAGCGATGAGAAGGTGGCCGAGGTTAAGGACGGCCTGATTACCGGAACCGGAACAGGCACGGCCGTAATTACCGCCAAACTGGGCAGTGTGAAGGCAACGATTACTGTCGAGTGCGGTCTGGTGGATGAGCTTGCTGCAGATGTCAGCCTGGTTGTACTGTCCGCCGGGGATAAGGGGCAGATCACCTTAACCGCTACCGATTCTGCAGGTGAAGAGAGTGATGTAACTGCGGATGCGGACTGGAGCTCAGCCAAAACGACGGTTGCTACGGTGAAGAAGGGCCTCGTAACCGGGGTGCTGAAGGGCAAGACAACCGTTACAGCCTCGTACGGCGGCCAGAAGGTGAGCATCAGCATTGAGGTCGATCAGATAGCTGAAATTACAGCATCTGTAACCAATCTGGCGATGAAATCCGGCGATAGTGGCAAAGTGACGGTCAGTATAGCTTTCAGTGACGGCAGCACCAGGGATGTTACGGATAAGGCGGAGTGGAAAAGCGGCAGCTACAAAATCGCCACAGTAACCGGAGGAACGGTAAAGGCGGTTGCTTACGGAAAATCCTACGTCACGGCCAAATACGGCGGTAAAACGGTAAAAATCCCCGTCACCGTAGATGTGCTGAAATATCTCGAGGTCAGCCAGATGAATCTCACTCTGAGTGTGGGGCAGTCGGTACAGCTGGCGGCTACGGCTACTTTTGAGGATGGGAGCGAGTCCGATGTATCCAGGGCGGCAACCTGGACTTCGTCCAAAGAGCTTGTAGCTACCGGTAAAAACGGTCTGATAAAAGCCAGCAGCAAGGGATCGGCCAGCATCTCCGTGAAATATGGCGGCAAAACCGTCAAGATTAAAGTCACCGTAAAATAA